A portion of the Stella humosa genome contains these proteins:
- a CDS encoding M48 family metallopeptidase produces MIGTIGLKTHLWNNAARSILLLAGFPLLLLLIAYAIALLIEAGSSPSVAEGLAAAGRRLPVLAPIAVAAALAWFAVAWFANARLVTAMTGARMVTRRDEPRLHALLETLCIARGLPMPRLGIIETDALNAYAAGVTQAQQVIVVTRGLLTALDEAEVEAVLAHELSHIRHGDVRMLMVATVFVGIISLLADLVSRGWRHVPTGPTGGTRSRSGSSGGSGSGGSSSSSRKGNAGAAIVLVLIAVACIFAARMLAVAIRFALSRRREFMADAGAVELTRDPDAMIAALRKIEGRSAVAGVPDDLRAMFIDDGAATGFFQRLTATHPSIGERVAALVAFAGGRDPGPRPAADPLAATTILKSSAA; encoded by the coding sequence ATGATCGGCACGATCGGACTGAAAACCCACCTGTGGAACAACGCGGCCAGGTCGATCCTGCTGCTGGCGGGGTTCCCGCTGCTGCTGCTGCTGATCGCCTATGCCATCGCCCTGCTCATCGAGGCCGGCAGCAGCCCCAGCGTCGCCGAGGGGCTGGCGGCCGCCGGCCGCCGGCTGCCGGTGCTGGCGCCGATCGCGGTGGCGGCCGCACTCGCCTGGTTTGCGGTCGCCTGGTTCGCCAATGCCCGGCTGGTGACGGCGATGACGGGCGCGCGCATGGTGACCCGGCGCGACGAGCCGCGGCTGCATGCCCTGCTGGAGACTCTGTGCATCGCCCGCGGCCTGCCGATGCCGCGGCTCGGCATCATCGAGACCGACGCACTCAACGCCTATGCCGCCGGCGTCACCCAGGCCCAGCAGGTGATCGTCGTCACCCGCGGCCTCCTGACCGCCCTCGACGAGGCGGAGGTCGAGGCGGTGCTGGCCCATGAGCTGAGCCATATCCGCCATGGCGACGTCCGCATGCTGATGGTGGCGACCGTCTTCGTCGGCATCATCTCGCTGCTGGCCGACCTGGTCAGCCGCGGCTGGCGGCACGTGCCGACCGGCCCGACCGGCGGCACCCGCAGCCGCAGCGGCAGTTCGGGCGGCAGCGGTTCCGGCGGCTCCAGTTCCAGCAGCCGCAAGGGCAATGCAGGTGCCGCCATCGTCCTGGTGCTGATCGCGGTCGCCTGCATCTTCGCCGCGCGCATGCTGGCGGTCGCCATCCGCTTCGCCCTGTCGCGCCGGCGGGAGTTCATGGCGGATGCCGGCGCGGTCGAGCTGACCCGCGACCCCGACGCCATGATCGCGGCCCTGCGCAAGATCGAGGGCCGGTCGGCGGTGGCGGGCGTGCCCGACGATCTGCGCGCCATGTTCATCGACGACGGGGCCGCGACCGGCTTCTTCCAGCGGCTGACCGCCACCCACCCTTCGATCGGCGAGCGGGTGGCAGCCCTGGTCGCCTTTGCCGGCGGGCGCGACCCGGGCCCGCGACCGGCCGCCGATCCCCTCGCGGCCACCACGATCCTGAAATCGAGCGCGGCTTAG
- a CDS encoding SGNH/GDSL hydrolase family protein, whose translation MVVSRRRALGALAISIAAALVSIRAGAAWSAEVEAPQRPLRVAVIGDSLAQGLGSSLSVKARQVGQMTVVAAGVQSTGFTRYHDLNWKTKLEGMVAERRLDAVVMWMGLNDFRAIVDPDTRRRHDFNTADWARLYATRIDELIDVAKAARIPVYWVALPVLRDETNNRGMQAINQLQQERVAARGEHWIAIASAIAAPDGAYMAYLPDAGRGPRRLRADDGAHFAEIGYRMVADLVLDRIAATRPPAEP comes from the coding sequence ATGGTCGTCAGCCGCAGACGGGCGCTGGGTGCGCTCGCCATCTCCATCGCCGCCGCGCTGGTGTCCATCCGGGCTGGTGCGGCCTGGTCCGCCGAGGTCGAAGCCCCCCAGCGCCCCCTGCGCGTGGCCGTGATCGGCGACTCGCTTGCCCAGGGCCTGGGCAGTTCCCTGTCGGTGAAGGCGCGGCAGGTGGGCCAGATGACCGTGGTCGCTGCCGGCGTGCAGTCGACAGGCTTCACCCGCTATCACGACCTGAACTGGAAGACGAAGCTCGAGGGCATGGTCGCCGAGCGCCGCCTCGACGCGGTGGTGATGTGGATGGGGCTGAACGATTTCCGCGCGATCGTCGATCCCGACACGCGGCGGCGGCACGACTTCAATACCGCCGACTGGGCGCGCCTCTATGCCACCCGCATCGACGAACTGATCGACGTCGCCAAGGCGGCGCGCATCCCGGTCTACTGGGTGGCGCTGCCGGTGCTCCGCGACGAGACGAACAATCGCGGCATGCAGGCGATCAACCAGTTGCAGCAGGAGCGGGTGGCGGCCCGGGGCGAGCACTGGATCGCGATCGCCTCGGCCATCGCGGCCCCCGATGGCGCCTATATGGCCTACCTGCCTGACGCCGGCCGGGGGCCGCGCCGGCTGCGGGCCGATGACGGCGCCCATTTCGCCGAGATCGGCTACCGCATGGTGGCCGACCTCGTGCTGGACCGGATCGCGGCCACCCGGCCGCCGGCGGAGCCCTGA
- a CDS encoding GDSL-type esterase/lipase family protein: MIRSKAIARRARAVAAVMAALVTLGGCSSSESATIAPTATGTVAAVGGGPCGTGRADPLRLEPLAPARPAAARPTYGREPLGSFYDALTMLERRQTSEPVSVLILGDSHMAGHFFAGRVREKLQARFGSAGPGAIPGRATHRAYRNPLAEVQQAGNWAGVNSLRPTTPGPFGLSFYRLRAEEAGSTLVAAATEPAGFDRLTASVVRLPDGGGLRVSANGCVLGSVATAGDGTVALVADLPRGTTEVSIETTGGPVELIGWRLTRGRGLLVENHGVNGAQLAMLSHVEPEILAAELRRRDPALIVLAFGTNEAFAADFSESRYRALVTERVDALRRAVPRASILIVGPPDSAVPSRAPAPARGRKPVGCRWQEPPSLAPVKAALRQAAAELGVAYWDWSKLTRGACGVDAMTKRTPPLAQADHVHFTADGYVEAADQFARFLTDGYARRRKTS; the protein is encoded by the coding sequence ATGATCCGATCGAAGGCCATCGCCCGCAGAGCCCGGGCCGTGGCGGCCGTCATGGCCGCCCTCGTCACCCTGGGAGGCTGCAGCAGCAGCGAGTCGGCGACGATCGCCCCGACGGCCACCGGCACGGTCGCTGCCGTCGGCGGCGGCCCGTGCGGCACCGGCCGGGCGGACCCGCTGCGGCTGGAGCCGCTGGCACCGGCCCGGCCGGCCGCCGCCCGGCCGACCTACGGCCGCGAGCCCCTGGGGAGCTTCTACGACGCGCTGACCATGCTGGAGCGACGGCAAACGAGCGAGCCGGTTTCCGTCCTGATCCTGGGCGACAGCCACATGGCCGGCCACTTCTTCGCCGGCCGCGTGCGCGAGAAGCTGCAGGCCCGCTTCGGGTCGGCCGGGCCGGGGGCGATCCCGGGGCGGGCCACCCATCGCGCCTATCGCAATCCCCTGGCCGAGGTGCAGCAGGCCGGCAACTGGGCCGGTGTCAACAGCCTGCGCCCGACCACGCCCGGCCCGTTCGGCCTCAGCTTCTATCGCCTGCGTGCCGAGGAGGCCGGATCGACCTTGGTCGCCGCGGCAACCGAGCCCGCCGGCTTCGACCGGTTGACGGCATCGGTCGTGCGCCTGCCGGACGGCGGCGGGCTGCGGGTCTCGGCCAACGGTTGTGTGCTCGGATCGGTCGCGACCGCCGGCGATGGCACGGTCGCCCTGGTGGCCGACCTCCCGCGCGGCACGACCGAGGTGAGCATCGAAACGACCGGCGGCCCGGTGGAGCTGATCGGCTGGCGGCTGACCCGCGGGCGCGGCCTGCTGGTCGAGAACCATGGGGTGAACGGCGCCCAGCTTGCCATGCTGTCCCATGTCGAGCCGGAGATCCTGGCGGCCGAGTTGCGGCGACGCGACCCCGCCCTGATCGTGCTGGCCTTCGGCACCAACGAGGCCTTCGCGGCCGACTTCTCCGAGAGCCGCTACCGCGCGCTGGTGACAGAGCGGGTGGATGCGCTGCGCCGGGCCGTTCCCCGCGCCTCGATCCTGATCGTCGGCCCGCCCGATTCGGCAGTGCCCAGTCGCGCGCCCGCCCCCGCCCGCGGCCGCAAGCCGGTCGGCTGCCGCTGGCAGGAACCGCCGAGCCTGGCCCCGGTGAAGGCCGCCCTGCGCCAGGCGGCCGCCGAGCTGGGCGTCGCCTACTGGGACTGGTCGAAGCTGACGCGGGGCGCCTGCGGGGTCGACGCCATGACGAAGCGGACACCGCCCCTGGCCCAGGCCGACCACGTCCACTTCACGGCCGATGGCTATGTGGAGGCGGCCGACCAGTTCGCCCGCTTCCTGACCGACGGCTACGCGCGGCGTCGCAAGACCTCCTGA
- a CDS encoding LemA family protein, which translates to MEWIVLGAVVLVILYVVVVYNRLVALRQTTNQAWADVDVQLKQRHDLVPNLVETVKGYAGHERQTLEQVVAARNAAVAAHGPAEAGQAEAALSGALGRMFALAESYPDLKAATNFLELQRDLSDLENRIAAARRFFNNAVSEFNAAIEQIPAVFFAGIAGFRARTFFELGADERRQVETAPKVAF; encoded by the coding sequence ATGGAATGGATCGTTCTGGGCGCAGTCGTTCTCGTCATCCTCTATGTGGTCGTCGTCTACAACCGGCTCGTCGCCCTGCGGCAGACCACCAACCAGGCCTGGGCCGACGTCGATGTGCAGCTGAAGCAGCGCCACGACCTGGTCCCCAACCTGGTGGAGACGGTGAAGGGCTATGCCGGGCATGAGCGCCAGACGCTGGAACAGGTGGTGGCCGCCCGCAACGCCGCTGTCGCCGCCCATGGCCCGGCCGAGGCCGGACAGGCCGAGGCAGCACTGTCGGGCGCGCTCGGCCGGATGTTCGCGCTGGCCGAATCCTACCCCGACCTGAAGGCCGCGACCAACTTCCTGGAGTTGCAGCGCGACCTGTCGGACCTGGAGAACCGCATCGCGGCGGCCCGCCGCTTCTTCAACAATGCGGTGTCGGAGTTCAATGCGGCGATCGAGCAGATCCCGGCCGTCTTCTTCGCCGGCATCGCCGGCTTCCGTGCGCGCACCTTCTTCGAGCTGGGGGCGGACGAGCGACGGCAGGTGGAGACCGCGCCCAAGGTCGCGTTCTGA
- a CDS encoding SDR family oxidoreductase: protein MSLDKVILITGASSGIGAGIARELGRAGARLMLGARRTDRLETLAAEINALGGQALTRRLDVTDRADVAAFAEAARQAWGRVDVLVNNAGVMPLSRMAVLKVEEWDRMVDVNVKGVLYGIAAVLPDMTARGAGHVINIASIGALSVVPTAAVYCATKHAVRAISEGLRQENDRIRVTCIHPGVVESELADTITDPEAAAAMQSYRAVALQPDAIGRAVHFAIAQPDDVDVSEIVVRPTASR, encoded by the coding sequence ATGTCCCTCGACAAGGTCATCCTCATCACCGGTGCCTCCAGCGGCATCGGCGCGGGCATTGCCCGTGAACTGGGTCGAGCCGGCGCCAGGCTGATGCTGGGCGCCCGCCGCACCGATCGGCTGGAGACGCTGGCCGCCGAGATCAACGCGCTGGGCGGGCAGGCGTTGACGCGCCGCCTGGACGTGACCGACCGCGCCGATGTCGCCGCCTTTGCCGAGGCGGCCCGGCAGGCCTGGGGCCGGGTCGACGTGCTCGTCAACAATGCCGGCGTCATGCCGCTGTCCCGGATGGCCGTGCTGAAGGTCGAAGAGTGGGACCGCATGGTCGACGTCAACGTCAAGGGCGTACTCTACGGCATCGCGGCCGTGCTGCCCGATATGACGGCCCGCGGCGCCGGCCATGTCATCAACATCGCGTCGATCGGCGCGCTGTCGGTCGTGCCGACGGCGGCCGTCTACTGCGCGACCAAGCATGCGGTGCGCGCGATCTCCGAGGGGCTGCGGCAGGAGAACGATCGCATCCGCGTCACCTGCATCCATCCGGGCGTGGTCGAGAGCGAACTCGCCGACACGATCACCGACCCGGAGGCCGCCGCGGCCATGCAATCCTATCGCGCCGTCGCATTGCAGCCGGATGCCATCGGCCGCGCCGTGCATTTCGCCATTGCGCAGCCGGACGATGTCGACGTCAGCGAGATCGTCGTCCGACCGACAGCCAGCCGCTAG
- a CDS encoding Atu4866 domain-containing protein, which yields MRTIRKLAVAALLLGAAVSPAQQSVAQMTTTPPAAETASHPYAGMWVTADGHIRHHLLPNGRYDEARGSRESAYRGRYAVRGNHIDYWDDTGFTADGTFIDGVLHHGGMIFRRRE from the coding sequence ATGAGAACGATCCGGAAGCTCGCCGTCGCCGCCCTCCTTCTGGGTGCCGCCGTTTCACCCGCGCAGCAGAGCGTTGCCCAGATGACCACCACGCCGCCCGCCGCCGAGACCGCAAGCCACCCCTATGCCGGCATGTGGGTGACAGCCGACGGCCACATCCGCCACCACCTGCTGCCCAACGGCCGCTACGACGAGGCGCGCGGCAGCCGGGAAAGCGCCTATCGCGGCCGCTACGCGGTGCGCGGCAACCACATCGACTATTGGGACGATACCGGCTTCACCGCCGATGGCACGTTCATCGACGGCGTGCTGCATCATGGCGGCATGATCTTCCGCCGCCGCGAATAG
- a CDS encoding MBOAT family O-acyltransferase — translation MLFPTTQFLVFFCVVFALHWRLVAWPRLDKAMLLAASWFFYACWDPRFLLLLAFSAGNSWIAGRLLDRLPPGQGHRAVTAASVGLHLLTLGFFKYYAFFVPELLALAGGHGIDLPLPLLEIVLPVGISFFTFQGISYVVDVARGDARAARDPLDVFLYISFFPHLVAGPIVRAANFLPQLAAPLSRDRVPLVMAGLLILGGLFKKMVIANGLATGLVDPVFADPAAHGALDLWLATYGYAIQIYCDFSAYSDIAIGVAALLGFHFPRNFDQPYRARSLAEFWRRWHISLSSFLRDYLYRPLGGNRRGPRRTMANLLIVMLLGGLWHGAAWTFVLWGLLHGLVLALERLIGWKGAEGWRGVLAAVIVFHVVCAGWVLFRSPDVAAAGQVFAGLFGGGWSAGRATPFAVGLIALGLALHWLPAGWLSQVERALAGWPAWAFGLAAGVCLVAIDAAGPDGVAPFIYFRF, via the coding sequence ATGCTGTTCCCCACGACGCAGTTCCTGGTCTTCTTCTGCGTCGTGTTCGCCCTGCATTGGCGGCTGGTGGCCTGGCCGCGCCTCGACAAGGCGATGCTGCTGGCGGCGAGCTGGTTCTTCTATGCCTGCTGGGACCCGCGCTTCCTGCTGCTGCTGGCCTTCAGCGCCGGCAATTCATGGATCGCCGGCCGGCTGCTGGACAGGCTGCCGCCGGGCCAGGGACACCGGGCCGTCACCGCCGCTTCGGTCGGCCTGCACCTGCTGACGCTGGGCTTCTTCAAGTACTATGCCTTCTTCGTGCCGGAGCTGCTGGCGCTGGCCGGCGGCCACGGCATCGACCTGCCCCTGCCGCTGCTGGAGATCGTGCTGCCGGTCGGCATCTCGTTCTTCACCTTCCAGGGCATCTCCTACGTCGTCGACGTGGCCCGCGGCGACGCCCGGGCGGCGCGCGACCCGCTCGACGTCTTCCTCTACATCTCGTTCTTCCCGCACCTGGTGGCCGGCCCGATCGTGCGCGCGGCCAACTTCCTGCCGCAGCTGGCAGCACCCTTGTCGCGCGACCGGGTGCCGCTGGTGATGGCCGGGCTGCTGATCCTGGGCGGGCTGTTCAAGAAGATGGTCATCGCCAACGGCCTGGCGACCGGGCTCGTCGACCCGGTCTTTGCCGATCCGGCCGCCCATGGCGCGCTTGACCTGTGGCTGGCGACCTATGGCTACGCGATCCAGATCTACTGCGACTTCTCGGCCTATTCGGACATCGCCATCGGCGTCGCCGCCCTGCTCGGCTTTCACTTCCCGCGCAATTTCGACCAGCCTTACCGTGCCCGCTCGCTGGCGGAGTTCTGGCGGCGCTGGCACATCTCGCTCTCCAGCTTCCTGCGCGACTATCTCTACCGGCCGCTGGGCGGCAACCGGCGCGGGCCGCGGCGGACGATGGCAAACCTTCTCATCGTCATGCTGCTGGGCGGACTGTGGCACGGGGCCGCGTGGACGTTCGTGCTGTGGGGCCTGCTGCACGGGCTGGTCCTGGCGCTGGAGCGGCTGATCGGCTGGAAGGGGGCGGAGGGCTGGCGCGGCGTCCTGGCGGCAGTGATCGTCTTCCACGTCGTCTGCGCCGGCTGGGTGCTTTTCCGCAGCCCCGATGTCGCTGCGGCGGGCCAGGTCTTCGCGGGTCTTTTCGGCGGCGGCTGGAGTGCCGGGCGGGCGACGCCCTTCGCCGTCGGGCTGATCGCGCTGGGCCTGGCGCTGCACTGGCTGCCCGCCGGCTGGCTCAGCCAGGTGGAGCGGGCCCTGGCCGGCTGGCCCGCCTGGGCCTTCGGTCTGGCGGCCGGCGTCTGCCTGGTCGCGATCGACGCGGCCGGGCCAGACGGTGTCGCCCCCTTCATCTATTTCCGCTTCTGA
- a CDS encoding NUDIX hydrolase: MTVELSAAIVAASPAGPSVLAVRRRKGGPAGLPSGPLEAAHRTLEAGLRRWVEDQTRQQLGHVEQLYTFGDRDRAADGRALSIGYLALVREARPAGSVDAAWQGWYRHFPWEDRRDGRPPGLDALETRLAAWADSAADATERRLRRARLAATFGLDGDGWIEDRVLERYELLYEAGLVAEACRTEAAETLPWGEAMIADHRRILATAIGRLRGKIKYRPIVFELMPPSFTFLQLQQTVEGLAGIRLHKPNFRRLVEQQGLVEETGAMAAETGGRPARLLRFRPEVLQERPAPGLRLPRSRPPA, translated from the coding sequence GTGACGGTCGAGCTGAGCGCGGCCATCGTCGCGGCCTCGCCCGCCGGGCCATCGGTGCTGGCCGTCCGCCGGCGCAAGGGCGGGCCGGCGGGCCTGCCATCCGGCCCGCTGGAGGCCGCCCACCGAACCCTGGAGGCCGGGCTGCGACGCTGGGTCGAGGACCAGACGCGCCAGCAGCTAGGCCATGTCGAGCAGCTCTACACCTTCGGCGACCGCGACCGGGCGGCCGATGGGCGCGCCCTTTCCATCGGCTACCTGGCGCTGGTGCGCGAGGCGCGGCCAGCCGGCAGCGTGGATGCCGCCTGGCAGGGCTGGTATCGCCATTTCCCGTGGGAGGACCGGCGCGACGGCCGACCGCCCGGCCTGGACGCGCTGGAGACCCGTCTCGCCGCCTGGGCCGATAGCGCGGCCGACGCAACCGAGCGCCGGCTGCGTCGGGCCCGGCTGGCCGCCACCTTCGGCCTGGACGGCGACGGCTGGATCGAGGACCGCGTGCTCGAGCGCTACGAACTGCTGTACGAGGCAGGCTTGGTGGCCGAGGCGTGTCGCACGGAAGCCGCCGAAACCCTGCCCTGGGGCGAGGCGATGATCGCCGACCATCGCCGCATCCTGGCCACCGCGATCGGCCGCCTGCGCGGCAAGATCAAGTACCGCCCGATCGTCTTCGAACTGATGCCGCCCAGCTTCACCTTCCTGCAGCTCCAGCAGACGGTGGAGGGGCTGGCCGGCATCCGCCTGCACAAGCCGAACTTCCGCCGCCTGGTGGAGCAGCAGGGCCTGGTGGAGGAGACGGGCGCCATGGCGGCCGAAACCGGTGGCCGCCCCGCCCGCCTGCTGCGCTTCCGGCCCGAGGTCCTGCAGGAGCGCCCGGCGCCCGGCCTGCGCCTGCCGCGCTCCCGCCCGCCTGCCTAG
- a CDS encoding carboxymuconolactone decarboxylase family protein: MNIRIPTTGAMLLAAVAAGPVPAASQTTEERLRRGDAVVRSLNNGLPQPTLERMRQEFPFLADATQGYALGEVWSRPGLDGRTRQLAAVAAFAAIGETTFMKVHAGYALNIGVSADELKEIIYMVTVPAGFPRAIAASQALSALLAERASAPDGQTSPDGQHPDATR, from the coding sequence ATGAACATCCGAATTCCCACGACCGGCGCCATGCTCCTGGCGGCCGTTGCCGCCGGGCCAGTCCCGGCCGCCTCGCAGACGACGGAGGAGCGTCTCCGGCGCGGCGATGCCGTCGTCCGGAGCCTGAACAACGGCCTGCCGCAACCCACGCTGGAGCGCATGCGCCAGGAATTCCCATTCCTGGCCGATGCGACCCAGGGCTATGCGCTGGGTGAGGTGTGGTCAAGGCCGGGCCTCGACGGCCGGACCCGCCAGCTTGCGGCCGTGGCCGCGTTCGCCGCGATCGGCGAGACCACCTTCATGAAGGTCCATGCCGGCTACGCCCTCAACATCGGCGTCTCCGCCGACGAACTGAAGGAGATCATCTACATGGTGACGGTGCCGGCGGGCTTTCCCCGGGCGATCGCCGCTTCGCAGGCCCTGTCCGCGCTGTTGGCCGAACGCGCCAGCGCCCCCGACGGCCAGACTTCACCCGACGGCCAGCACCCGGATGCCACGCGATGA
- the queC gene encoding 7-cyano-7-deazaguanine synthase QueC, giving the protein MSLPGVQMSLAAEPALVLLSGGQDSATCLAWALDRFGRVETVGFDYGQRHRVELDCRPRLRDGFAGLNPAWAARLGDDHLLDLTTLGRISETALTREAEITVNAAGLPSTFVPGRNLLFFTYAAALAYRRGIRHLVGGMCETDYSGYPDCRDDTLKALQVALTLGMDRRVTLHTPLMWRDKAATWRLAEGLGGPALVEAIVEETVSCYLGDRTQRHDWGYGCGGCPACDLRRSGWIAYRAGGATAPAL; this is encoded by the coding sequence ATGTCGCTCCCGGGTGTCCAGATGTCGCTCGCCGCCGAACCCGCCCTCGTCCTCCTCTCCGGCGGCCAGGATTCCGCCACCTGCCTCGCTTGGGCGCTCGACCGCTTCGGGCGGGTGGAGACGGTGGGGTTCGACTATGGCCAGCGCCACCGGGTGGAACTCGACTGCCGGCCGCGCCTGCGCGACGGCTTCGCTGGCCTCAATCCCGCCTGGGCCGCCCGGCTGGGCGACGACCATCTGCTCGACCTGACGACGCTGGGCCGCATCAGCGAGACGGCACTGACCCGCGAGGCCGAGATCACGGTGAACGCGGCCGGCCTGCCCAGCACCTTCGTGCCGGGCCGCAACCTGCTGTTCTTCACCTATGCGGCAGCACTCGCCTATCGCCGCGGCATTCGCCACCTGGTGGGCGGCATGTGCGAAACCGACTATTCCGGCTATCCCGACTGTCGCGACGACACGCTGAAGGCATTGCAGGTGGCGCTCACGCTCGGCATGGACCGGCGGGTCACGCTCCACACGCCGCTGATGTGGCGCGACAAGGCGGCGACCTGGCGCCTGGCCGAGGGGCTGGGCGGGCCGGCCCTGGTCGAGGCGATCGTCGAGGAAACGGTGAGCTGCTACCTGGGCGACCGCACGCAGCGCCATGACTGGGGCTATGGCTGCGGCGGGTGCCCGGCCTGCGACCTGCGACGGTCGGGCTGGATCGCCTATCGCGCCGGGGGCGCCACCGCCCCGGCCCTGTAG